A segment of the Microbacterium luteolum genome:
TGGTCGGTCACCTCGCTGACGACGGCGAGGTCATGCGTGATGAGGATGAGGCCGGCGCCGGTCTCGGTGCGGATCTCATCGAGCAGGTCGAGGATCTGCGCCTGCACGGTCACGTCGAGGGCCGTGGTCGGCTCGTCGGCGATGATCAGGTCGGGCTCCATGCTCAGCGCCATGGCGATCATGATGCGCTGGCGCATGCCGCCGGAGAACTGATGCGGGTAGTGGTCGACGCGGCGGGCGGCGTCGCGGATGTGCACCCGCTCCATCGCCTCGATCGCGACAGCCCGCGCCTGCTTGCGCGAGACGCCGCTGCGGTGCGAGAGATACGCCTCGGCGATCTGGGTGCCGACCTTGTAGTACGGGTTCAGCGAAGACAGCGGGTCCTGGAAGATCATCGCGATGCGGTCGCCGCGCACGCGGCGCTTCTCGCGTTCCGACATCCCGATCAGCTCCGCGCCGTCGAACCGCACCGACCCGGTGGCCGTTCCGCCCTTGGGCAGGAGGCCGAGGATCGCCAGGCTCGTCATCGACTTGCCCGATCCGGATTCGCCGACGATGCCGAGCGCGCCGCCGCGGGGCACGTCGAACTCGAGGTTCTTCACCACGCTGGTCGGCCCCTGCGCGGTGCGGAACGAGACGGTGAGGTCGCGCACCGACAGCAGCGGGCCGCTGCCTTCGCCACTCACGGCGCCTGGCGTGCTCACGGATTCGCTCATGCGGATGCCCCCGTCCTGACGCGCGGATCGATCGCGGTGTACAGCAGGTCGACGACCATGTTGCCGATGATCACGAAGAACGCCGACAGCAGGGTGACGGCCATGATGACGGGCTGGTCGTTCGCGGTGATGGAGTCGGCGGTGAGCTTGCCGACGCCGTTGAGGCCGAAGACCGTCTCGGTGATGACCGCGCCGCCGAGGAGTCCGGCGACGTCCATGCCGAAGATCGTGACGATCGGCGTGAGGGCCGGACGCAGGGCGTGCCGGCGCCATACCAGGCCGGGCTGCAGCCCCTTCGCCCGCGCCGTGCGCACGAAGTTCTCCTGCAGGGTGTCGATCACGTTCGCGCGGGTGAGGCGCGTGTACACCGCCGCGTAGCCGACGGCCAGGACGACCCACGGGAGGATGAAGTTGAGGAACCACTGACCGGGGTCGTCCGCGAACTTCACGGCCTGCGGGAAGGGGAGCCAGCCGAGCGCGACCACGAAGATGAACTGCAGCGCGAGCGCCAGCACGTAGTTCGGGATCGACATGGAGCCGAGGGTGAGTCCGGCGAAGAACCGGTCGAGGAACTTCCCCTCCTTCACCGCGCTGAGCACACCCGCCACGACGCCGCCGAGAAGCCAGAGCACGGCCGCGCCGATCGCGATGGTCGCCGTGATGGGCAGGCGCTGCACGATCATGTCGCCGACGAGCTGGCTGGTCTGGAACGAGTAGCCGAGGCACGGGGCCGCGCACTCGACGGCTGCTCCGGCGACCGTGAAGGTGCGTCCGGTGAAGAGGCCGCCGACGTAGCCCCAGAACTGGGTCCAGAACGGCTGGTCGAGCCCGAGGTTGAGACGGATCTGCTCGATGCGCTCTGGTGTGCAGTTCTTGCCGCAGATCTGCACGGCAGGATCGGCCGAGAGCAGGAAGAAGATCGCGTAGGTGAACAGCGTCACCAGGAACAGCACGACGAGCATGCCGAGCAGGCGTGAGCCGACGATGCGGATCATGAGCGGGCCTCCCCACTGGTGGCGATGGTGCGGATGCGGTCGCCGAGGGTCGTGAACGAGAGCACCAGGAGGAAGAGGAACGCGCCGGGGATCACGAAGTACATCGGGTCGACGGCGTACCAGGGGGTCGCCGCGGCGATCATCTGCCCCCAGCTCGGGGTGGGGGGCACGACGCCGACGCCGAGGAACGAGAGTCCGGCCTCGGTGCCGATGTAGCCGGGGACGGCGAGGGTCGCCATCACGATGATCGTGGACTGCAGGTTCGGCAGGATCTCGCGGAAGATGATCCGGCGGCTCGATGCACCCGACGCCTTCGCGGCTTCGACGAACTCGCGTTCCTTGAGCGAGAGGGTCTGCGACCGCACGATGCGGGCGAGGTACGGCCAGCCGAACAGCGAGATGACGACCACGAGCAGGAAGACGCGGTTGTCGGCGGGCAGGGCCGACAGGATCGCGATCATGAAGATGAGGGCGGGGAACGCCATCAGGAACTCCATGACGCGCGAGATGACGAGGTCGACGAGTCCGCCGAAGTAGCCGGCGAGCAGCCCCATCACCACGCCGATGACGGTGGTGAGGAGAGTCGCCGACAAGGCGACCGTCATCGAGACCCGCGCACCGTAGGCGATGCGGGCGAAGATGTCGCGGCCACTGCCGGGCTCGACGCCGAACCAGTGCTCGGCGCTGATGCCGCCGAACGGACCGATCGGGATGGCGCCGAGGTTGGGGTCGATCGCCGCCTGATCGAACTCGTAGGGGCCCCATCCGCTCAGCATCGTCAGCAGCGGCGCGAAGATCGCCATCAGGATGATGAGCAGGATGTAGGCGCTGGAGAGCATGGCGCCCCAGTCGGTCAGGAAGGCTCTCAGCAGCCGCCGGCCAGAGGCCGGGGGCGACTCCAGGGTCTCGTGGAGACTGGAGTCACCCGCCGGCGTGGCTTCGGCTTCGGCTTCGAGCGATGTCGAGCTGAAGGTCATGCTCAGCCCTTCGCGGGGTCCTTGAGACCGATGATCGTCAGGTCCGTCAGGTTGGTGCTCGGGTAGTAGCCGGCGATGTTCTCACCGGGCAGGAAGATCCCCTTGCTGAACACGAGCGGCGCGATGGGCGACAAGCCCATGATCTGCTCGTCGAGGTCGCCCCACGCGGTCTTGGCCTCGTCGACGTCGGTCATCGCGGTGATCTCGTCGATGCGGTCGTTGATGGCCGGGTCGTTGATCTGGGCGAGGTTGGAGTTGCCCTTCTCGAAGATGTTCCGGCCGTCGAACAGCGGCGGGATGATCGTGCTGGCGCTCGACGCCCAGTCCGGGCACCATCCGGTGATCGCGGCGTCGTTCTGCTGCGCGGGCGTGCCGATCGTCTCGTAGTAGATCGAGGTGTCGATCACGTTGAGGTTCACGGTGATGCCGAGGGGCTCGAGAGCCTGCTGGATGGCCTCGGCCCGCCCCTGCATGAGCGGCTGCGAACGGATGTCGAGGGTGAACTCGAAGCCGTCGGAGAGACCGGCCTCGTCGAGCAGCTCCTGCGCCTTCTCGGTGTCACCCTTGTCGCCCTCGGTCTCCCACAGGTTGAAGTCCTTGAAGCTGCTGACCACCGGCGGGATGATCGAGAACGCCGGGTCGGCGAGCTGCGTGCCGCCGCTCGCGTTGACCAGTGCCGAACGGTCGATCGCCCAGTTGACGGCGTTGCGCACGTTGACGTCGTCGAACGGCGCCTTGGTGGTGTTCATCGACATGTAGGTCGTGCAGAAGGCATCCGCCGTGATCGCGCGGTCCTTCAGCTGCGGGGTCTGCAGACGCGGCAGGGTCGCGGCGCTCACGGTGCCCGAGATGGCGTTCTTGTCGTCGCTCTGACCGGCGATCATGCGCTCGTCGATCGTCGCGGCGTCGATGCCGATCTCGAACTCCCAGTTGTCGGGGTACGCCTTGCGCACGTCATCCGTCGCCTCGTCCCAGAACTCGTTGCGCTCGAGCGTGATCGAGCTGCCGGGGGTGTACTCGGCGAGCGTGTACGGGCCCGAGGCGATGATGTCCTTGATGAACTCGTCGCCGGCTCCGGTGCCCTCGGGGAACGGCACCGCGTTGGGCTGCGCGAGCACGTTGTCGAAATCGGGGAACGGCTTCTTGAGGTGGAAGACGATCGTCTTGTCGTCGGGCGTCTCGATCGTGGGCAGGTCGCCCGAGACGTACGGGCCCTGGTAGCCCTCGGGGGCGTCGATGACCTGACGCAGGTAGGGCGAGCCGATGCCGACCTGGGGGTCCCACGAGCGCGAGATGCCGAACTTCATCGCCTGCGACGTGATGGGGGTGCCGTCGTCGAAGAAGATGTCGTCCTTGAGCGTGTAGGTCCAGGTGAGGCCGTCTTCCGAGGCCTCGCCGAGCGATTCGGCGAGGTCGGGGACGATGGCGTTCGGGTCTTTCGCGTCACCGGCGGCCTGCATGGTGAGGCCGCGGTAGATGAGGCGGTAGAAGGCGTTGACGCCGCCGTCGAAACCGCGGGACGGGTCGAGGTAGGAGAAGTCGGCGTTCTGCAGCATGTGCACCGTGCCGCCGGTCTTCGGGGTGCCGCCGGTGCCGGCCTGCGACGGGTCGGACTCTCCTCCACCGGCGGAACAGCCGGTGATGAACAGAGCGGATGCGGTGGCCGCGGCGATGAACCCGGCGAGCCTCTTCGATGTGGTCACGAGACCAGACCTTTCTGTCGTTAGCGCCATTGCGAATGGTTTCCATAGAACCCCATGACAGTGCAATGTACAACTGTACTGGTGGATCTTTCCTACCGCAGCTTCGCCGTATCCGCCGATCTCGTAACACGATCGTCATTCGGCTGATGAGGGTTTCGGGGGCTGGTTTTTGCCGTCCACCAGGCGTTGTCGACATGGGGTGGGCTGCGCCGGGGCGGTCTGCCACTTTCCAGGAGACGCGTGCGCATCGAGGGAGAGCGACGAGATGAGATCACTCCGATACGGGATCAATGTGACGCTTGACGGGTGCGTCCACCACGAAGCGGGGCTGCCACCCGACGAGGAGTTCATGCGCTTCTGGACCGCCGAGATCGAGCAGTCGGATGCCGAGATCTACGGCCGCGTGACCTATCAGATGATGGAGTCGGCCTGGCGCCGGCCGGCGGCATGTGGTCCGACTGGATGGGCGAGTCGGCGATCCCCTTCGCCGAGGCCATAGACCGGACGAGGAAGTACGTCGTGTCGATCACTCTCACCGAGGTCGATTGGAACGCCGAGCTGCTGCAGGGCGACGTGGGCGATGCTGTTCGGACGTGAAGCAGGAGCCGGGCGGGGAGCTGTCCGTGGATGGCGTGACGCTTCCCCTGGCCCTGGCGGATCTCCGCCTGATCGACGAGTACCTGTTCGTGGTGCATCCGGTCGTCGCCGGGCGCGGGCCGACGCTGCTCGCCGGGTTGCGCGAGCGTCTCGAACTCGAGCTGGTGGAGCGGCAGGAGTTCCGGTCGGGCGTGGTCGCGCACCGGTACCGGCAGCGGGCGTGAGCTAGCCCTCGCGCGCGCTCACCTCCGGTCGTTGAGCGAGCGCAGCGAGACGAAACGCCTTCCCACACCCCGCAAGGCAAAGCGCGCTCCACAAGGACGGATGCCGACAAACCGACCTTGCGAAGCGCACTTCACCTTCCGGGGCACACACCCCGACGGGCCTGATCACGGAATGACGATGACCTTGCCCGCGATCCGCCCCGCGGCCGCCTCCGCGTGCAGCGCCGGAAGCTCCTCGAGGGGGATGCGCCGCGTGACCTCGAGGTGGAGGGCCCCGCTGTCGACCAGCGACACGAGCTCGGCGAGCTTCTCGGCATCGCTGCGGACGAAGACGACGACCGACCGCACATTCCGCTCGGCGTCGTCGGGTGCGGGCATCCAGGCGGTGGTGCTGACCACGACTCCCCCGTCGCGGACCAGCCGCACGAGCGCGGTGAACTCGTCCGGTTCGATCGGTGCGAGGTTGAGGAGCATGTCGACCGGCTCGGAGACCGCGTCGAGCACACCGGTCTCGGTGTGGTCGATGATCTCGTCGGCTCCGGCTGCGCGGACGGCATCCGCACTCAGGGGGCTCGCAGTGGCGATGACGTAGGCGCCTGCGCGCTTGGCCAGGGCGATCGCGTACTTGCCGACGACGCCACCGGCGCCGACGATGAGCACGCGCTGTCCGGCCTGGAGGTCTCCGTCGTCGAAGAGCGCCTGGCGCGCGGTGAGGGCGACGGAGGGGAGTGCTGCGGCATCCGCCAGCGGCACCGAGGTCGGCGCTGCGACGAGCGCCTCGGCCGGGGCGACGACGTACTCCGCCGCGCCGCCGTCTTCGGCCATCGGCAGGAAGCCGATCACGGCGTCGCCCACCGCGAAGCCGTCGACGCCCTCGCCGATCGCGTCGATCGTGCCCGAGACGTCGTACCCCGGCACGTGCGGGAGCACGATCGGGATGGGCAGGAATCCCGCGCGCATGCCGTTGTCGGCGGCGCTGAAAGCGGATGCTGCGACGCGCAGCCGCACCTGCCCCGCACCCGGGACGGGCTGCTCGATGTCGCCGTACTGGAGCACCTCGGGTCCGCCCACTTCGTGGAACCGTACTGCCTTCATGATTTTTCCCTTTCGTCAGTGCTTCGAATTCGAAGCAATATGGAGACGATAGCACTGCTTCGAATTCGAAGCAACACATATACTGGGTGCATGAGCACACAACCCCCTCGGCTCTCTGCCACGGAGCTCGCGGCCTACTTCGCGTTCACCGAGGTGAGCAGCCTGCTGCGGCACGCGGTCGAGAAGCAGCTGAAGGATGTCGGGCAGCTCAGTTACGTGCAGTTCCAGCTGCTGGCGCGGCTCGGCGATGCGCCCGGCGGCAGTCAGCGGATGACGGATCTCGCCGACGGCGTCGTCTACAGCCGCAGCGGGCTGACGTACCAGGCGCAGTCGCTCGAGGAGCGCGGTCTGGTCACGCGTGCCCCGTCACCCGAGGATGAGCGGAGTACGATCGTCGCGATCACGGCCGCGGGCCGCGAGGTGCTGGCCAAGGTGTTCCCGGGGCACATCGAGGCCGTGAAGAGCCTGCTGTTCGAGTCACTGACGGATGCCGACGTCGAGGCGCTCGCGCGGATGATGACGCAGGTCAGCGGACACCTGCGGGCGAATCCCCCGCGCTCCGCCGGCCGGCGCAAGGCCCCGACCTCGGCACCCGCGAGCCCGAGTGCGTCGAGGGCGTCGAGTGCGCGAGGCTCTGTCACGGATTGAGGTGACACCGGTCACCCATTCTCATGACACGGGGACACTGTGCACGCCATCGACGATGGAGTGCGATGGAAGGATGTCCACTCAGCAGATCTCCATCGCTCATCCCGAGCCCGTCCGCTTCTGGCGCAGGCCCTTCCGGGTCGTGCGCGAGAACATGCGCGTCTACCTCATCCTCAACGCTGCTGCCTATGGGCTCGCGCTCCTCGGCTTCGCGATCGGGATCATCTTCCCCGATCTCGTCGCCGCCCGAGCCGCAGGGCTGGAGGAGGACGGGACGGGCGAGCTCGTGCGCTGGCTCGTCAATACGCCTCCGCTGTTCGCGCTGACGATCCTCGGCGTGAACCTGTTCCGCCTCAGCGCTCTGACCATCGTGCTGCCGTCGCTGATCGTGCCGTTCGCTGGGCTCGCGTTCTTCGGGTACTGGTCCTTGACCACGGGGATCACTCTCGTCCCGACCTCGGACACGGGTTGGGTCGCGCTCATCCCGCACTCGCTGACGTTCCTCATCGAACTGCAGGCCTACGTGCTGTTCCTGCTGGGAGCGTTCCTGGTCGGCAAGTACTGGCTCTTCCCGCGCACGGCGGGGGCAGAGAACCGGCGCCAGGGTTACCTGCGGGGCCTCCGTCAGCTGGGCCTGCTCGCACTCCCGGCGCTCGTGCTGCTCATCATCGGAGCCCTCTGGGAGGCGTATTCGCTGCGCTACCTGGTGCATCCGCTCGCGCAGCTGCTGCTCTGAGAGGAGCAGCTCCATGTTCGATGAAGACGATGCCGATGCGCTCGGCATGCTCGGCGATGCCGACGACGGCGCGATGCCCCGCCGCCAGAAGCGCGGAGACGGGCGTCCGCTCGAACCTTTCCGCTGGTGGCATCTGGTGTCAGGTCGAAAGCTGTTCTCGTTGGCAGTGCCGCGGCCGGGCGCGCCGGATCTGATCTATGCGGTGGATGTGCGGTCCCATGAGGACGGCGACCCTCGCGCCTACCTCTATCGCGACGGGGCGCAGGCCGTCGTGTCGAGGCTGCCGGCGAAGTTCGCCGTCGAAGGCGGCGTGGTCCAGGTGGCGGCGGGCTCGTACGGTCTCCGGCGGATGCACTACGTCACGCCCGACCGATCCGAGCGCCGACTCACGCCGCATCCGAGGTCGGCGGTCGGCCGCCGTCTGCGACTCGAGCAGACGCATCCGGTGGCGAGCCGGTGGATCGCCGCCACCGCGATCGTCGTCCTGATCATCGGTGTGGGAGTGAATGTCCCGCAACTGGTGCAGGTGATCTCCGAGATCCCACCGATCGCGGAACGCTTCGGAACATTCGTCTCGCCCATCCATCTCCCCCTGTGGCTCAACATCGCCCTCGGCACCGGTGCGGCGCTGGCCAGCATGGAGCGCGGCCTCCGCCTCCGCTATCACTGGACGCTCGACGGCCTCGGCAACTGAGCGATCGGCGACCCGGTCGTTGAGCGACACTTCGACTCGCTCCGCTCGCTCAGTGCGGGTCTTCAGCGAGACGAAACGCTCGCGATCAGCATCTGGTACCGTCCGGGAGAGTCCGCTGCGCATCGAAGGAGAGCGACGAGATGAGACCACTGCGGTATGCGATCAACGTCACGCTCGACGGCAGCGTCCATCACGAGGCGGGGCTCACTCCCGATGAGGAGTTCATGGACTTCTGGACCGCCGAGATGGATCGGTCCGATGCCGAGATCTACGGCCGGGTGACCTACGAGATGATGGAGTCCGCCTGGCGGCGGCCGGCGGATGGCGTCTGGCCCGACTGGATGGACGAGTCGGAGGTCCGCTTCGCCGAGCGCATCGACCGGGCGAAGAAGTACGTCGTATCGAGCAGCCTCACGGCGGTGGACTGGAATGCCGAGCTGGTCGAGGGCGACCTGGAGGCGGCGATCCGCACGCTGAAGCAGGAACCGGGCAAGGGTCTCTCCGTGGGCGGCGTGACGCTCACCCTCGCGCTTGCCGATCTCGGCCTGATCGACGAGTACACGTTCGCCGTGCATCCGGTGCTCGCCGGAAGCGGCCCGAGACTCTTCGACGGGCTGCGCGAGAGGATCGAGCTCGAGCTCGTGGAGCGCCAGGAGTTCCGGTCGGGCGTGGTCGTGCAGAGGTACCGACCGGTCGCCCTCGGTCGTTGAGCGCCCCCGCTACTTGGGTCGCTGAGCTTGTCGAAGCGCCCCCACGTGAGTCGCTGACCTCGACCCGTTGGGTCGCTGAGCTTGTCGAAGCGCCCCCACGTGCATCGCTGACCTCGCCCCGTTGGGTCGCTGAGCTTGTCGAAGCGTCCCCACCCCCGCGCCGCGAAACGCGCCTCAGACCCCGACCCCCGCCGCCCGCAGAGCAACACGAAGCGCGTCCGCCGACGTGAACCGATGCGTCGGCATCCCCAGCTCTTCCGCGCCAGCGAGCTTCGAGGCGGAGTCATCCGTGAAGAAGACCTCCGCGCCCGCGAGTCCGAGGGCGTCGAGCACGTGCTGGAACGCCCGGATGTCGGGCTTCGCCCAGCCGATCTCCGCGGAGTTGAAGATGGCGTCGAAGTGCGCGGTGAGGCCGAGCTCCGCGGCCTCGGCGGGGATCGTGTCGGTGCCGTTGGTGAGGATGGCGGTGCGGATGCCGGCGGCACGCAGTGCCTCCACGATGGCGAGCACGTCGGGGTCGGCCTCAGACGGCTGACACCCCCATTCCTCGGCCGCCGCCACCGAGCCGAGCGTGGCTCCGACGCGTTCAACCCACGTGCGGCGCGAGATCGCGCCGGTCGTCACCTGTGCGAGCAGATCCGGCTCGAAGGCGGCGTCCAGCACCGCGCCCGGCGAGAGGCCGTGCCGAGCCTCGATGTCGGCGGTGAAGTCCGCATCGAAATGGCGGACGACACCGTCGAGGTCGAACAGCACCGCGCGGATCGGGGTCATCAATCAGCGCGTCGTCATGCGAGTGATCTCGACGTCGATGATCGCGAACGGGAACGGGCTGACGAGCGACCAGGAGTCACTGTCGAAAGTCTCCAGAGAAACCAGGCGGAACCACACCTGCGAGACCACCGCGGCGACCAGGACGAGCACGACGACGAGGATCGCCGCGCGGTCGAGGATGCGCACGGCCGCAGTTTCGTCGGCCGCCCTCATGACCCGTCCGATCGCGAGCAGCACGATCAGCGCGATGCCGACGAAGACGAGGGGGTTGGGTCCGAGCTCGAGGTTCACGCAGCGCGGAGCTTCGTCGACCGCCTGTCCGGTTGCGTCGACGAACCCGCCGTCAGAGCTGACGCCACCGGGGCAGCCACCTCTGCTGCCGCGCGTGAAGGCGGGGAACAACAGCCCGGCGACGAACGCGACGATCAGCAGGCGCCGGATGCGTCCAATCACGGTCGCGCCGGGGAGAGCGTCGACAGCGGTGTTCGGCGGCGAGGCCTGGGGCAGCGTCACGGCGGTCTCCTTCGTCGGCGGTCTCTTCATCCTCGCGCAGCATCCGTCCGATAGGGAAGGGCGCGCGCGAACGTACGCGGTCCTGGGTGCGGTGTTCTTCCTGGTGTCGGCGGTGCGGCTGACGGTGGTACTGCGGAGGACGAGCGCGGCGTGAGCTAGCTGGGCGCGAGCAGCCCTTCTACGTCGCGAACCCAGGTGAGGTTCGAGCTGTCGCGGAACGACATCCCGACGATGCGACGCTTCCTCGACTTCGTGACAGGACGGATCTCATCGTCGAAGGAGCGCAGCCGTGACGCGAACTCCCACGCGTAGGCCTCGGTGCTCTCGCCGAGGTAGTAGGCCCCCGGCGGGAGGATCGTGAGCTGGATCGGACGCCGCTCGCTCTCGTACGCGTCGGTCACGCGCACTTCGACGTCGTAGATCGCCTGCTCGGAGGAGTTCACCACCACGACTCCGTAGGTCGTCTGCTCCTCCCCGATGCGGGACGCGACCCAGGCGAACACCTTGCTCGCCTGCGACTGCATCTCGCGCGCAGTCGCGGCTTCGTCTCGTTTCGCTTCAATGCCGAAGAGACGACCTGCGTGTTTCGCGCCGAGGACGGCCGCCAAGAGCGCCCCGATTGCGGTGAGAGCGGTGATGACGTCTGCGACGGATCCGAGCTGCATGCGGCCACTGTACGAACGGCATCCGGCTCCCCGTGGACGACAGGCGGGGGAAGCGCGGCGGCATATCGGTGTACTCCGGCGCAACCTGGTGTGTTCCGATTCGCGATGTCCTCTCCTCCGGCTACCTTCCCGGACATGACCGAACTGGAGCAATCACGAGGAGTCGCCGGGACCGAGGATGAGTGGAGCCTCGGCAGGTTTGTACACGACCAGACGGCGATCGTGTCCGTCGGGCTTTCCACAATCGTGGTCTTGACCACCGTCCTCATCCCGCAACCGCGGACGCCGAACGAGCTCGTCATCTGGCTGGGCCTCGGATGAGTTGAACGTCGAACAGACGTGTAAAAAATGCAGCGAATTCTTTACATGTCCAACCCACACGTCAAATCTCTTTCTAGATCGTGCTTGTTCGAGTCGTCGACCGGCGGACCGCTCCCGCCGCATCCGCTCTACGCTGGAAGATCTGCCTCAAGGTTGCCGCGTGACTGCTGCCACAGCCGACGAGGGATAGGACGACAGAGGCCCTGAACAGTTCTCACTGACCAGGGCCTCCGCATCCGCGGGTTACGGGTGGACGAAGAACTCGTCCGACAAGAAACCGGGGCTGACCCGAACGACGATCGTCTCGCCGTCGGGCACCAGGAATGCCTTGGAGCCGGTGACAGTCGCTCCGGTGAAGAGCTCTTCGAAGCCGAATTCGTCCGTGAGAACGACCAGCGAGTCATAGCTGTTCACTACGTTGCCGGCAGCGGTCACCACATCGACGGTCACTTCGGCGGAGGTGGCGGACTCAGCGCCCTTGTACGTGATCGTGTAGTTCACGATCTCGTAGTGAGAACCGGCCGGGGCGGCTTCGTTGAACTGGTTCGCCTCAGAGACGATGGCGTTGCCGTCGGGGTTGACCGAGTTGACCACGACGGACCAGTCGCTGTTGCTGACCTCGGAGCCGAGCGGATACGGATTCTCGCGCGTGCCCTGAGCGTCGTCGGCGGGCTCCGCCTCCTCGGCGGGGTCGCCTGCGTCGCCGGAGTCGCCGGGCTGGGTAACTGTCGTGTCACCGTTACCGAAAGCCTCGTCGACGGATGCAGCGACGACTCCAAGGAAGACGATCACACCGACGATGGTGCCGACGATGGAGAGCACCAGGCCGACGATGCCGAGCCACTTCTTGTCGCCCTTGAGGAAGAGCGAGACGATGCTCAGCACGAATGCGATCGGCAGCAGGATCCAGCCGACGATCAGGGCGCCGGGGATGCAGGCGAAGATGAACCCG
Coding sequences within it:
- a CDS encoding ABC transporter ATP-binding protein, whose translation is MSTPGAVSGEGSGPLLSVRDLTVSFRTAQGPTSVVKNLEFDVPRGGALGIVGESGSGKSMTSLAILGLLPKGGTATGSVRFDGAELIGMSEREKRRVRGDRIAMIFQDPLSSLNPYYKVGTQIAEAYLSHRSGVSRKQARAVAIEAMERVHIRDAARRVDHYPHQFSGGMRQRIMIAMALSMEPDLIIADEPTTALDVTVQAQILDLLDEIRTETGAGLILITHDLAVVSEVTDQIVVMRAGETVERGAVEQVFSDPQADYTRRLLDAVPRIDDAIGVLRTTEITVPDNGRSAR
- a CDS encoding ABC transporter permease, which gives rise to MIRIVGSRLLGMLVVLFLVTLFTYAIFFLLSADPAVQICGKNCTPERIEQIRLNLGLDQPFWTQFWGYVGGLFTGRTFTVAGAAVECAAPCLGYSFQTSQLVGDMIVQRLPITATIAIGAAVLWLLGGVVAGVLSAVKEGKFLDRFFAGLTLGSMSIPNYVLALALQFIFVVALGWLPFPQAVKFADDPGQWFLNFILPWVVLAVGYAAVYTRLTRANVIDTLQENFVRTARAKGLQPGLVWRRHALRPALTPIVTIFGMDVAGLLGGAVITETVFGLNGVGKLTADSITANDQPVIMAVTLLSAFFVIIGNMVVDLLYTAIDPRVRTGASA
- a CDS encoding ABC transporter permease; amino-acid sequence: MTFSSTSLEAEAEATPAGDSSLHETLESPPASGRRLLRAFLTDWGAMLSSAYILLIILMAIFAPLLTMLSGWGPYEFDQAAIDPNLGAIPIGPFGGISAEHWFGVEPGSGRDIFARIAYGARVSMTVALSATLLTTVIGVVMGLLAGYFGGLVDLVISRVMEFLMAFPALIFMIAILSALPADNRVFLLVVVISLFGWPYLARIVRSQTLSLKEREFVEAAKASGASSRRIIFREILPNLQSTIIVMATLAVPGYIGTEAGLSFLGVGVVPPTPSWGQMIAAATPWYAVDPMYFVIPGAFLFLLVLSFTTLGDRIRTIATSGEARS
- a CDS encoding ABC transporter substrate-binding protein — translated: MTTSKRLAGFIAAATASALFITGCSAGGGESDPSQAGTGGTPKTGGTVHMLQNADFSYLDPSRGFDGGVNAFYRLIYRGLTMQAAGDAKDPNAIVPDLAESLGEASEDGLTWTYTLKDDIFFDDGTPITSQAMKFGISRSWDPQVGIGSPYLRQVIDAPEGYQGPYVSGDLPTIETPDDKTIVFHLKKPFPDFDNVLAQPNAVPFPEGTGAGDEFIKDIIASGPYTLAEYTPGSSITLERNEFWDEATDDVRKAYPDNWEFEIGIDAATIDERMIAGQSDDKNAISGTVSAATLPRLQTPQLKDRAITADAFCTTYMSMNTTKAPFDDVNVRNAVNWAIDRSALVNASGGTQLADPAFSIIPPVVSSFKDFNLWETEGDKGDTEKAQELLDEAGLSDGFEFTLDIRSQPLMQGRAEAIQQALEPLGITVNLNVIDTSIYYETIGTPAQQNDAAITGWCPDWASSASTIIPPLFDGRNIFEKGNSNLAQINDPAINDRIDEITAMTDVDEAKTAWGDLDEQIMGLSPIAPLVFSKGIFLPGENIAGYYPSTNLTDLTIIGLKDPAKG
- a CDS encoding NADP-dependent oxidoreductase, encoding MKAVRFHEVGGPEVLQYGDIEQPVPGAGQVRLRVAASAFSAADNGMRAGFLPIPIVLPHVPGYDVSGTIDAIGEGVDGFAVGDAVIGFLPMAEDGGAAEYVVAPAEALVAAPTSVPLADAAALPSVALTARQALFDDGDLQAGQRVLIVGAGGVVGKYAIALAKRAGAYVIATASPLSADAVRAAGADEIIDHTETGVLDAVSEPVDMLLNLAPIEPDEFTALVRLVRDGGVVVSTTAWMPAPDDAERNVRSVVVFVRSDAEKLAELVSLVDSGALHLEVTRRIPLEELPALHAEAAAGRIAGKVIVIP
- a CDS encoding MarR family winged helix-turn-helix transcriptional regulator, producing MSTQPPRLSATELAAYFAFTEVSSLLRHAVEKQLKDVGQLSYVQFQLLARLGDAPGGSQRMTDLADGVVYSRSGLTYQAQSLEERGLVTRAPSPEDERSTIVAITAAGREVLAKVFPGHIEAVKSLLFESLTDADVEALARMMTQVSGHLRANPPRSAGRRKAPTSAPASPSASRASSARGSVTD
- a CDS encoding stage II sporulation protein M; translated protein: MSTQQISIAHPEPVRFWRRPFRVVRENMRVYLILNAAAYGLALLGFAIGIIFPDLVAARAAGLEEDGTGELVRWLVNTPPLFALTILGVNLFRLSALTIVLPSLIVPFAGLAFFGYWSLTTGITLVPTSDTGWVALIPHSLTFLIELQAYVLFLLGAFLVGKYWLFPRTAGAENRRQGYLRGLRQLGLLALPALVLLIIGALWEAYSLRYLVHPLAQLLL
- a CDS encoding dihydrofolate reductase family protein, coding for MRPLRYAINVTLDGSVHHEAGLTPDEEFMDFWTAEMDRSDAEIYGRVTYEMMESAWRRPADGVWPDWMDESEVRFAERIDRAKKYVVSSSLTAVDWNAELVEGDLEAAIRTLKQEPGKGLSVGGVTLTLALADLGLIDEYTFAVHPVLAGSGPRLFDGLRERIELELVERQEFRSGVVVQRYRPVALGR
- a CDS encoding HAD family hydrolase gives rise to the protein MTPIRAVLFDLDGVVRHFDADFTADIEARHGLSPGAVLDAAFEPDLLAQVTTGAISRRTWVERVGATLGSVAAAEEWGCQPSEADPDVLAIVEALRAAGIRTAILTNGTDTIPAEAAELGLTAHFDAIFNSAEIGWAKPDIRAFQHVLDALGLAGAEVFFTDDSASKLAGAEELGMPTHRFTSADALRVALRAAGVGV
- a CDS encoding DUF2510 domain-containing protein, with amino-acid sequence MTTPNDTPAGWYDDGSGRQRWWDGQRWGTFADEVHTSAPTTTAAPIAFAGGGPKKLNVLALVAAIVAAVGFIFACIPGALIVGWILLPIAFVLSIVSLFLKGDKKWLGIVGLVLSIVGTIVGVIVFLGVVAASVDEAFGNGDTTVTQPGDSGDAGDPAEEAEPADDAQGTRENPYPLGSEVSNSDWSVVVNSVNPDGNAIVSEANQFNEAAPAGSHYEIVNYTITYKGAESATSAEVTVDVVTAAGNVVNSYDSLVVLTDEFGFEELFTGATVTGSKAFLVPDGETIVVRVSPGFLSDEFFVHP